A single region of the Hippopotamus amphibius kiboko isolate mHipAmp2 chromosome 6, mHipAmp2.hap2, whole genome shotgun sequence genome encodes:
- the CASP8AP2 gene encoding CASP8-associated protein 2 isoform X2 encodes MAADDDNGDGTSLFDVFSASPLKNNDEGSLDIYAGLDSAVSDSASKPCAPSRNCLDLYEEILTEEGTAKEATFNDLQVEYGKCQLQMKELMKKFKEIQTQNFSLKNENQSLKKNISALIKTARVEINRKDEEINNLHQRLSEFPHFRNNHKTSRTSDIVKTKGPKSRSLHLDDCSKTDHRVKSDVSKDVHCSTSLPNLEKEGKSHSEKKSTSHVPTSVEKHSTNGIWSRSHYQVGEGSSNEDHRRGRKDSRHSQYSRGTDRIRKDLNTSCGDGEPRNTEASQRLQGRPEKYGKGEPKAESKNAKFKSNSDLDYKNERISSSWEKESPRDRSHTRLESQSDKKLERQSERSQNRKEIKSQDKEERKVDQKPKSVVKDQDHWKRSERASLPLSKNELARSHNSNKYHPEERRGWEDCKRDRAVSNHAFQEGRCPSSLSTNRTHKHLDSKEADAVQQWENAPLRAERHRTEEKRKRERESKEENRHMRNDKRVPAEHLQKTNKETKKTTTDVKRQNEPKNDKGEVSNNDVSEGVDNKEPEVKAASGPNETHNKDLKLSFMEKLNLTLSPAKKQPVSQDNQHKITDTPKSSDRSDLESLVQATAVTCVLSISEHITEEAKSELLEPKDALTAASEPRAIISERKTEEENSLLIKSVENAVHCDMPVCGTETSSSAPVEAQQAESLFHSSAELEQTTDGARATIPVVMDTVQTTVSQNFGLDLDTKRNNDLNSCSISEDTEMKEALSTKVTKSNESVLQPSTEETGVLPTDLSENDKTKLKPSLVDPPLIDSKSCHLEPCLPKETPESLPQQTGLTGRMEIGETNSVYHDDENSVLSIDLNQLRPIPEAISPLNSPVRPVARLLRLESPSRVPLYNNSHKDVLPPNSAHSTSKSQSDLNKENQKPICKSDKFTEADSHKNSSLDELEEGEIISDSEKAKPQKSFDKSANPRASTEVQNTKTSPGSRKSTVHLDKDNRKISSVKIHQTKSKWNKRRSESSRSSKTEKKDRSMSASSLEKIVPIIAAPSSVREVMHMLRMIRKHVRKNYMKFKVKFSLIQFHRIIESAILSFTSLIKHLDVSKISKSVTTLQKTLCDVIESKLKQVKKNGIVDRLFEQQLPDMKKKLWKFVDEQLDYLFGKLKKILVKFCDSRNIGSDSDEGKLEKKNKQKTQYSDCRKGNADTSDKEMLKEKCPKSEDSGYSKSLVSCKKSEEKHQEQNNSKINTVKHGIKKSTNTCFDNIKKPQSKEHSLEPNCPSTPKPGKMEGGTREDTQASQHAALKPERSFEILTEQQTSSLTFNLVSDAQMGEIFKSLLQGSDLLDNSVNCNEKGEWDLQAPEKQLLETLKCDSVPACATEELDSGVVSPCPKVISDDNWSFLSSEKGPSPTSGLSLPVDPDVLDENCMFEVSTNVTLSKDNVCGSEKSKPCVSSILLEDLAVSLTVPSPLKSDGHLSFLKQGVLSNSPPEEVISAHFSEDALLEEEDASEQDIHLALESDNSSSKSSCSSSWTSRSVAPGFQYHPNLPMHAVIMEKSNDHFIVKIRRAAPSASLSHKQNMVADESLPGVEKVADEAVEKEYISFQNSIFKSVEELKNSSKNVDGSKSVHEERDCMIQTEVPDIYEFLKDASGKVGPSTEVAEECFKLHQVWEPKVPESVEELPPMEETPHSVVDHLPNTYIDLTKEPVTETKKLGEFVDVTVLNIDQSGCSGSSVDQNAPVLDNMQPDTVGAFIDLTQDVSSDSKNEGNHPALAVEDLGCQVICVDEENSKEEKVQVANRPLKCVVEEAYIDLTSESPSSGEVKKDDLKSELASNSGNSELPGALDNRHKKRKNLSDLNPSSQKKQRKETDLTCREKTKKITQDSGENGDGHRKKANKKKAPAVPEDSSSLKESPGTKDAAAAPATSLTSLSAKNVIKKKGEIIVSWTRNDDREILLECQKKGPSLKTFSHLAAKLSKNPYQVTTQFLHLSCFTDVTTLNI; translated from the exons ATGGCAGCAGATGATGACAATGGTGATGGAACAAGTTTATTTGATGTCTTTTCTG cttctcctcttaaaaataatgatgaaggTTCCTTGGACATATATGCTGGGTTGGACAGTGCTGTTTCTG acAGTGCTTCCAAACCCTGTGCACCATCCAGAAATTGTTTGGATTTATATGAAGAAATCCTGACTGAAGAAGGAACTGCAAAGGAGGCAACATTTAATGAT TTGCAGGTAGAATATGGAAAATGCCAGCTGCAAATGAAAGAACTGATGAAAAAGTTTAAGGAAATACAGACACAG AATTTCAGCTTAAAAAACGAAAAccaatctcttaaaaaaaatatctcAGCACTTATCAAAACTGCCAGAGTGGAAATAAACCGCAaggatgaagaaataaataatcttCACCAGAG ATTGTCTGAGTTTCCACATTTTCGAAATAATCATAAAACTTCAAGGACATCAGATATAGTTAAAACAAAAGGCCCTAAATCCAGATCTCTCCACTTGGATGATTGTTCAAAGACTGATCACAGAGTGAAAAGTGATGTTTCTAAAGATGTACATTGTAGCACTTCACTGCCAAAcctggaaaaggaagggaaatcaCATTCTGAAAAAAAGAGCACTTCACATGTGCCTACATCTGTTGAAAAACACTCCACCAATGGCATTTGGTCACGTTCCCATTATCAGGTTGGTGAGGGTAGTTCAAATGAGGATCatagaagagggagaaaagacagTAGACATAGCCAATACAGCAGAGGGACTGACAGAATACGAAAAGACTTGAACACTAGCTGTGGTGATGGTGAACCCAGGAACACAGAGGCCAGTCAGAGGCTGCAAGGACGTCCTGAGAAATATGGTAAAGGTGAACCAAAAGCTGAAAGCAAAAATGCAAAGTTTAAGAGTAACTCAGATTTGGATTATAAAAATGAACGCATTAGCTCTTCTTGGGAGAAAGAAAGCCCTAGAGACAGGTCACACACTCGACTAGAATCTCAAAGTGACAAAAAACTTGAAAGACAAAGTGAAAGATcgcaaaatagaaaagaaattaaatcacaagacaaagaagaaaggaaagttgaTCAAAAACCGAAGTCAGTAGTAAAAGACCAGGATCATTGGAAAAGATCTGAACGAGCATCACTTCCTCTTTCCAAGAATGAACTAGCGAGATCTCATAATTCAAATAAATACCATCcagaagagagaagaggctggGAAGATTGTAAACGAGACAGGGCTGTAAGTAATCATGCTTTTCAAGAAGGAAGATGTCCGTCCTCTCTTTCAACCAATAGAACTCACAAACACCTTGACTCCAAGGAAGCCGATGCTGTGCAGCAATGGGAAAATGCACCTTTAAGAGCAGAAAGGCACAGAactgaagagaagaggaaaagagaacgagagagcaaagaagaaaataggcATATGAGAAATGACAAAAGAGTACCTGCAGAACATTTGCAGAAGACAAACAAAGAGACTAAGAAAACCACTACAGATGTAAAGAGACAGAATGAGCCAAAGAATGATAAAGGTGAAGTCTCTAATAACGATGTTTCTGAGGGAGTGGATAACAAAGAGCCAGAAGTTAAAGCTGCGAGTGGTCCAAATGAAACCCATAACAAAGACTTAAAGTTGAGTTTTATGGAAAAATTGAACTTAACTCTTTCTCCCGCTAAAAAGCAGCCTGTTTCTCAGGATAATCAGCATAAGATAACCGATACTCCCAAATCCAGTGACAGAAGTGATTTGGAGTCCTTGGTGCAGGCTACAGCGGTGACATGTGTTCTCTCTATCAGTGAACATATCACAGAGGAAGCCAAATCAGAGTTATTGGAACCAAAGGATGCTCTCACAGCAGCATCTGAACCCAGGGCCattatttcagaaaggaaaacagaagaagaaaatagtTTGTTGATTAAATCCGTTGAGAATGCTGTGCATTGTGACATGCCCGTTTGTGGCACAGAGACTTCCTCCTCAGCACCTGTGGAAGCGCAGCAAGCAGAATCCTTGTTTCATTCATCAGCAGAACTGGAACAGACCACTGATGGTGCCAGGGCAACGATTCCTGTGGTGATGGACACAGTGCAAACAACTGTCTCTCAGAACTTTGGTTTGGATTTAGATACCAAAAGAAACAATGACTTAAATTCTTGTAGTATTTCTGAAGATACAGAAATGAAGGAGGCTTTGTCAACAAAAGTGACAAAATCCAATGAAAGTGTTTTGCAGCCTTCAACTGAAGAAACTGGCGTTTTGCCAACAGACCTTtcagaaaatgataaaacaaaactcAAGCCTTCTCTTGTAGATCCACCACTGATTGATAGTAAGTCTTGTCATTTGGAGCCTTGCTTACCTAAAGAGACTCCAGAATCTTTACCTCAGCAGACTGGGTTAACAGGTAGAATGGAAATTGGTGAAACAAACTCAGTATATCATGATGATGAGAACTCGGTTCTGAGCATTGACCTTAATCAGCTGAGACCTATTCCAGAAGCCATCAGTCCTCTGAACAGTCCAGTGAGACCTGTAGCAAGACTTCTTAGACTGGAAAGCCCATCTCGAGTTCCATTATATAATAATAGTCATAAAG ATGTGCTTCCACCAAATTCAGCTCATTCTACCTCCAAGAGTCAGTCTGATCTCAATAAGGAAAATCAAAAGCCAATTTGCAAATCTGACAAATTTACAGAAGCTGACTCCCACAAGAACTCATCTTTAGATGAATTAGAAGAAGGAGAAATTATAAGTGACAGCGAAAAAGCTAAACCACAAAAAAGTTTTGACAAAAGTGCCAACCCAAGAGCTTCTACGGAAGTGCAGAACACAAAAACTAGCCCTGGAAGTAGGAAAAGCACTGTGCATTTGGATAAAGACAATAGGAAGATATCTTCTGTAAAAATTCATCAGACCAAAAGCAAATGGAATAAAAGACGAAGTGAATCTAGCAGATcttcaaaaacagagaagaaagataGGTCAATGAGCGCTTCCAGCCTGGAAAAGATAGTTCCAATTATTGCTGCACCCTCTTCTGTCCGAGAGGTTATGCACATGTTACGAATGATAAGGAAACATGTAaggaaaaattatatgaaattcaaggtAAAATTTTCATTAATACAGTTTCATAGAATTATTGAGTCAGCAATTTTGAGTTTTACATCACTAATTAAACATCTTGACGTCTCTAAAATCTCTAAGTCAGTGACTACTTTACAGAAGACTCTCTGTGATGTTATAGAATCCAAACTTAAGCAAGTTAAAAAGAATGGCATTGTGGATCGTTTATTTGAACAGCAGCTaccagatatgaaaaaaaaattgtggaaatTTGTAGATGAACAGCTTGATTATTTGTTTGGAAAGCTTAAGAAAATCTTAGTAAAGTTTTGCGACTCCAGGAACATTGGCAGTGACAGTGACGAAggaaaacttgaaaagaaaaataaacagaaaacacaataTTCAGATTGTCGGAAGGGGAATGCAGACACTTCCGACAAAGAAATGTTGAAGGAGAAATGCCCCAAATCAGAAGATTCTGGTTACTCTAAGTCTTTAGTCAGTTGTAAAAAATCTGAGGAAAAACATCAAGAgcaaaataattccaaaattaaCACAGTAAAGCATGGCATTAAAAAAAGTACTAACACTTGCTTTGATAATATTAAGAAACCTCAATCTAAAGAGCATTCCTTGGAACCAAACTGCCCAAGCACCCCAAAGCCAGGGAAAATGGAAGGCGGCaccagagaagacacacaggcatCCCAGCACGCTGCTTTGAAGCCAGAACGCAGTTTCGAGATTCTCACGGAGCAGCAAACATCTAGCCTAACTTTTAATTTAGTGAGTGATGCGCAGatgggagaaatatttaaaagtttgttgCAAGGTTCTGATCTTTTGGATAACAGTGTTAACTGTAACGAAAAAGGTGAGTGGGACTTACAGGCACCAGAGAAACAGCTGCTAGAGACTCTCAAATGTGACTCTGTACCAGCTTGTGCAACAGAAGAGCTTGATTCAGGGGTGGTTTCTCCCTGTCCTAAGGTGATTAGTGATGATAATTGGTCATTTTTGTCATCTGAGAAAGGTCCATCTCCGACTTCAGGGCTCTCATTGCCAGTTGATCCTGATGTGTTGGATGAAAATTGTATGTTTGAAGTGTCCACTAACGTAACTTTAAGTAAAGACAATGTGTGTGGTTCAGAAAAGAGCAAGCCCTGCGTTTCCTCCATACTTCTTGAAGATCTAGCAGTCTCCTTAACAGTACCATCACCTCTGAAGTCAGATGGTCATCTCAGTTTCTTAAAGCAAGGAGTCTTGTCTAATTCACCGCCTGAAGAAGTTATTAGTGCCCATTTTAGTGAAGATGCATTACTTGAGGAAGAGGATGCATCTGAGCAGGATATTCATTTAGCGCTGGAGTCTGATAATTCAAGCAGTAAATCAAGTTGTTCTTCATCATGGACAAGCCGGTCTGTTGCTCCAGGCTTTCAGTACCACCCTAATCTACCCATGCATGCTGTCATAATGGAAAAGTCCAACGATCATTTCATTGTGAAAATACGGCGTGCGGCACCATCTGCCTCCCTTAGTCATAAACAGAATATGGTGGCTGATGAATCTTTGCCAGGAGTGGAAAAGGTAGCTGATGAAGCAGTGGAGAAAGAATATATTTCATTTCAGAACAGCATTTTTAAATCTGTGGAGGAATTGAAGAATTCCAGTAAAAATGTTGATGGCAGTAAATCAGTTCATGAAGAACGAGACTGTATGATACAAACAGAGGTTCCTGATATATATGAATTTCTTAAAGATGCTTCAGGTAAAGTGGGTCCTAGTACTGAAGTGGCTGAGGAATGTTTCAAGTTGCATCAAGTATGGGAACCAAAAGTGCCTGAAAGTGTTGAAGAATTGCCTCCAATGGAAGAAACTCCACATTCTGTCGTGGATCATCTTCCAAACACATATATAGACCTCACAAAAGAGCCAGTCACTGAGACCAAAAAGTTGGGGGAATTTGTGGACGTAACAGTTTTAAATATTGATCAGTCGGGATGTTCTGGAAGCAGTGTGGATCAAAATGCTCCAGTATTAGACAATATGCAGCCTGATACGGTAGGTGCCTTTATTGATTTGACACAAGATGTTTCAAGTGACAGTAAAAATGAAGGTAACCATCCAGCTTTAGCTGTTGAAGACTTGGGGTGTCAGGTGATATGTGTAGATGAAGAAAACTCAAAGGAGGAAAAGGTGCAAGTGGCAAACAGGCCTTTGAAATGCGTTGTTGAGGAAGCCTATATTGATCTAACCTCGGAATCTCCCAGTTCAGGTGAAGTGAAAAAGGATGACTTAAAATCAGAGTTGGCGTCAAATTCCGGTAATTCAGAGTTGCCTGGTGCTTTGGATAAtcgtcacaaaaagagaaaaaatcttTCTGATCTAAATCCTTCTTCtcagaaaaaacagagaaaggaaacagacttAACCTGTAGGGAAAAGACCAAGAAAATTACTCAGGATTCTGGTGAGAATGGTGATGGTCACCGAAAGAAAGCCAATAAGAAGAAGGCCCCTGCAGTGCCTGAAGATTCCTCATCGTTAAAGGAAAGCCCAGGGACTAAGGATGCTGCAGCAGCACCCGCCACTTCTCTTACAAGCCTTTCTGCAAAGAATGTTattaaaaagaagggagaaattaTAGTTTCGTGGACAAG AAACGATGACCGggaaattttattggagtgtcAGAAAAAAGGGCCatcattgaaaacattttctcatttagctGCCAAGTTGAGTAAAAATCCATATCAGGTAACTACTCAATTTTTACATCTCTCTTGTTTCACAGATGTTACTACTCTAAATATTTAG